In one window of Armatimonadota bacterium DNA:
- a CDS encoding M55 family metallopeptidase, protein MKIYLLCDMEGTSGIWRAEQTDAKSPHCQQGRELLVGDVNAAIAGAIDGGAAELVACDTHGSGPNFLIEKMDERAEYETPSADSPMPSLDESFDGLILTGHHAMAGTLNGFLDHTMSSAGWFCFKINGRPVGEIGMETAHAGHFGVPLIMVTGDEAACREAEEQFPGVVTAAVKRGLGRNQARLMPLGKAHALIRERAAQAVAKAKELKPWRLEAPITLELTYYRSDMADRAAADPDAERVDARTVRKVVSTAERVCRF, encoded by the coding sequence ATGAAGATATACCTCCTCTGCGACATGGAGGGGACGTCGGGCATCTGGAGGGCGGAGCAGACTGACGCGAAGTCCCCGCATTGTCAGCAGGGGCGCGAACTGCTCGTCGGCGACGTCAACGCGGCCATCGCCGGCGCGATTGACGGAGGCGCCGCCGAACTCGTGGCCTGTGACACGCACGGAAGCGGGCCGAATTTCCTGATAGAGAAGATGGATGAGCGGGCGGAATACGAGACGCCGTCCGCGGACTCGCCGATGCCGTCGCTCGACGAATCCTTCGATGGCCTGATCCTCACCGGCCATCACGCCATGGCCGGTACGCTCAACGGTTTCCTGGATCACACCATGAGTTCGGCCGGATGGTTCTGTTTCAAGATCAACGGCAGGCCGGTGGGTGAGATCGGCATGGAGACCGCTCATGCCGGACACTTCGGCGTGCCGCTCATCATGGTCACGGGAGACGAGGCGGCGTGCCGCGAGGCCGAGGAGCAGTTCCCGGGCGTGGTCACGGCGGCGGTGAAGCGCGGTCTGGGGCGCAACCAAGCGCGCCTCATGCCGCTCGGCAAGGCGCACGCGCTGATCCGCGAGCGCGCGGCGCAGGCGGTGGCCAAGGCGAAGGAACTGAAGCCGTGGAGGCTCGAAGCGCCGATAACGCTCGAGTTGACGTACTACCGCAGCGACATGGCCGACCGCGCGGCAGCCGACCCGGACGCCGAGCGTGTGGATGCCCGCACCGTGCGCAAGGTGGTCTCGACGGCGGAGCGTGTGTGCCGGTTCTGA
- a CDS encoding DegT/DnrJ/EryC1/StrS family aminotransferase translates to MSFRMFGEDELAALREVVESQEIWRGASGNYVARLEDAFAEHAGREYVHAVNSGTSANEAALAACGIGPGDEVICPPCSFIASSLAAVGLGAVPVFADVDPRNLIITADAVEAAVTPRAKAVVVVHLWGIPADMEPIMRVARKHDLKVVEDCAQAYDAYYRGQMVGTFGDATCYSLQQSKHMTAGEGGLVTTDDPDGYARAVLYSNCGMPWFRDKAAPPEATEIGGIPQRGHFAFGHNYRMSELQGAVAFVQLRKIERFNARRAEIAAVIEEELRSVPGLRLAHTPPDSRPNYWAYPLWLDPEQTTLTTADLDFGRYNEINYLEDVFQRMERERRTSVGYPLPEYVSYAPGTCPSAEAGARRLFTLWPHPLAVDPEQMRAKARDIAAKMHEAMKEDG, encoded by the coding sequence ATGAGCTTTCGCATGTTCGGCGAGGACGAGCTGGCGGCGCTGCGGGAAGTCGTCGAGAGCCAGGAGATCTGGCGCGGCGCGAGCGGGAACTACGTCGCGCGCCTCGAGGACGCGTTCGCCGAGCACGCCGGCCGGGAATACGTGCACGCCGTCAACTCCGGCACATCGGCGAATGAAGCCGCGCTGGCGGCGTGCGGCATCGGGCCGGGGGACGAGGTGATCTGTCCCCCATGCTCGTTCATCGCGTCTTCACTGGCCGCGGTTGGGCTCGGCGCGGTGCCGGTGTTCGCCGATGTGGATCCCCGCAACCTCATCATCACTGCGGATGCCGTTGAAGCGGCGGTCACCCCGCGCGCGAAGGCGGTCGTCGTCGTTCACCTCTGGGGCATCCCGGCGGATATGGAGCCGATCATGCGGGTCGCGAGGAAGCACGACCTGAAGGTCGTAGAGGACTGCGCGCAGGCCTACGACGCGTACTACCGCGGGCAAATGGTTGGGACGTTCGGCGACGCCACCTGTTACAGCCTCCAGCAGAGTAAGCACATGACCGCCGGCGAAGGCGGCCTGGTCACGACCGACGACCCCGACGGCTATGCGCGCGCCGTGCTCTACTCCAACTGCGGCATGCCGTGGTTCCGGGACAAAGCCGCGCCGCCCGAGGCGACAGAAATCGGCGGCATCCCCCAGCGCGGGCACTTCGCGTTCGGGCACAACTACCGGATGAGCGAGCTGCAGGGCGCGGTCGCGTTCGTCCAACTCCGAAAGATCGAGCGGTTCAACGCGCGCCGGGCGGAGATCGCCGCCGTCATCGAAGAAGAGCTGCGCTCGGTGCCCGGGCTCCGCCTCGCTCACACGCCGCCCGACAGCCGGCCGAACTACTGGGCATATCCCCTCTGGCTCGATCCGGAGCAGACGACTCTCACGACGGCTGACCTCGACTTCGGCAGGTACAACGAGATAAACTATCTCGAGGATGTTTTCCAGCGGATGGAGCGCGAGCGACGTACCTCCGTCGGGTACCCGCTGCCCGAGTATGTGAGCTATGCGCCCGGAACGTGCCCGAGCGCGGAGGCGGGCGCGCGGCGGCTGTTCACGCTGTGGCCGCACCCGCTCGCGGTCGACCCCGAGCAGATGCGCGCGAAGGCGCGGGACATCGCCGCGAAAATGCACGAGGCGATGAAGGAAGACGGATGA
- a CDS encoding CapA family protein — protein MAARETVTLGATGDISFSGQTGVEMMERGADWPFESMRPHLARADVLFGNMESVAIPDDYPRDQIDPDGLISPVPGPDGAAALKRAGFDFLNLAANHILDAGAVGMDYTKRCLEQAGIATGGVGYSQAEARRLAVLETGGLTFGFLCYGEDSNYTLGHTTPSYAYYELDTVVEDVRRHRADADVLVVSIHGDLEFMPTPSLPRLCNSREIARAGADLILQHHPHVPQGMEMVDGCLIAYSLGNFVFDAHSFGYLRDNGPHTAHSFLLLAEVGRNGVESFERVPFEIRESPEERPVALEGRARGAMLRYLSRLDAKLADEEAVKRTWRKVAKRMLKSYIQKAAERDVDGVIEELVGRVCFVAENRSWAQEIRDMAREQWDQMNREADPLHRPHYRFTRKRPRRRVRRRKS, from the coding sequence GTGGCGGCGAGAGAGACGGTGACGCTCGGCGCGACAGGCGACATCTCGTTCTCGGGCCAGACCGGCGTCGAGATGATGGAGCGCGGCGCGGACTGGCCCTTCGAGTCAATGCGCCCGCACCTCGCGCGCGCGGACGTGCTGTTCGGGAATATGGAATCCGTCGCGATTCCCGACGACTATCCCAGGGATCAGATAGACCCTGACGGTTTGATATCGCCCGTCCCAGGCCCCGACGGCGCGGCAGCGCTCAAGCGGGCGGGGTTCGATTTCCTCAACCTTGCCGCCAATCACATCCTCGACGCCGGCGCCGTGGGCATGGATTACACCAAGCGCTGCCTGGAGCAGGCGGGCATCGCGACGGGCGGCGTCGGGTATTCGCAGGCCGAAGCGCGCCGGTTGGCCGTGCTGGAGACGGGCGGCCTGACGTTCGGCTTCCTGTGCTACGGCGAGGACAGTAACTACACGCTCGGTCATACGACTCCGAGCTACGCCTACTATGAACTCGATACCGTAGTGGAGGACGTGCGCCGGCACCGGGCAGATGCGGACGTTCTGGTCGTCTCCATCCACGGCGACCTCGAGTTCATGCCCACGCCGTCGCTGCCCCGGCTGTGCAACTCCCGGGAGATCGCGCGCGCCGGCGCCGACCTCATTCTCCAGCATCACCCGCATGTGCCCCAGGGCATGGAGATGGTTGACGGTTGCCTGATCGCGTACTCGCTGGGCAACTTTGTCTTCGATGCCCACAGCTTCGGCTATCTCAGGGACAACGGGCCGCACACCGCGCACTCGTTTCTCCTGCTCGCCGAGGTCGGGCGCAACGGGGTGGAGTCGTTCGAGCGCGTGCCGTTCGAGATTCGCGAGTCCCCTGAGGAGCGGCCTGTCGCGCTGGAGGGTCGCGCGCGCGGGGCGATGCTGCGGTATCTCTCGCGCCTCGACGCGAAACTCGCGGACGAAGAGGCGGTCAAGCGAACATGGCGCAAGGTCGCAAAGCGGATGTTGAAATCGTACATCCAGAAGGCCGCCGAGCGCGATGTGGACGGGGTCATCGAGGAACTGGTTGGCCGCGTGTGCTTCGTCGCTGAGAACCGGAGCTGGGCGCAAGAGATCCGCGACATGGCGCGCGAGCAG